A single window of Salvia splendens isolate huo1 chromosome 6, SspV2, whole genome shotgun sequence DNA harbors:
- the LOC121806186 gene encoding E3 ubiquitin-protein ligase RGLG2-like, which yields MGNRSSGSGNRGGWGQSSMTPQNHPVQHRSPHQSYAPQGQNGAPSQSRPEKRLDRRFSRIADNYKSLEEVTEALAHEGLESSNLIVGIDFTKSNEWTGRKSYNGRSLHHIGDSLNPYEQAISIIGKTLVAFDDDNMIPCFGFGDASTHDQHVFSFHHDGRFCNGFEEVLSLYREIVPTLRLAGPTSFAPVIEMATTIVEESGGQYHVLLIIADGQVTRSIDTQSGGLSPQEHQTVNAIVKASKVPLSIILVGVGDGPWDMMRKFDDNIPARDFDNFQFVNFTEIMSKSAQQSQKETEFALSALMELPTQYKATMELSLLGRRNGNVPQRVARPPPACGAAFRSVSKAMSSQHSSSSYVAHNVAADTTSPSPDTATTSLDENQTCPICLTNPKDMAFGCGHQTCRDCGQPLKLCPICRSKITTRIKLY from the exons ATGGGGAACAGAAGCTCTGGTTCTGGGAATCGGGGTGGTTGGGGACAATCTTCAATGACTCCTCAGAATCACCCTGTGCAGCATCGGTCACCACATCAAAGCTACGCTCCTCAAGGTCAAAATGGGGCTCCATCTCAGTCACGACCGGAGAAGAGGCTCGATAGGAGGTTTTCGAGGATCGCGGACAATTATAAGTCGTTGGAGGAG GTTACTGAAGCTCTAGCACATGAGGGTCTTGAGTCTTCCAACCTTATTGTTGGAATTGATTTCACTAAGAGCAATGAGTGGACAG GCAGGAAGTCATATAATGGCCGAAGCTTACATCATATTGGCGACAGTTTGAATCCCTATGAGCAAGCGATATCAATTATTGGGAAAACCTTGGTGGCTTTTGATGACGATAACATGATTCCGTGTTTTGGATTTGGAGATG CATCAACTCATGATCAGCATGTATTTAGTTTCCATCATGATGGAAGATTCTGCAATGGATTTGAGGAAGTCTTGAGTTTATACAGAGAAATTGTTCCTACTTTGAGACTTGCAG GTCCGACATCTTTTGCGCCAGTAATTGAAATGGCTACAACTATTGTTGAGGAGAGTGGAGGCCAGTATCATGTTCTACTGATCATCGCAGATGGACAG GTTACCAGAAGCATTGATACTCAGAGTGGGGGTTTAAGTCCACAAGAGCATCAAACTGTTAATGCAATTGTTAAAGCTAG CAAGGTTCCTCTATCTATTATTTTGGTTGGGGTTGGAGATGGCCCCTGGGACATGATGAGGAAATTTGATGACAACATTCCTGCTCGGGATTTTGACAATTTCCAG TTTGTCAATTTCACCGAAATCATGTCAAAAAGTGCACAGCAATCCCAGAAGGAGACAGAATTCGCTCTTTCAGCACTGATGGAACTTCCAACTCAATATAAAGCAACAATGGAGCTTAGTTTATTAGG CCGAAGGAATGGGAATGTGCCCCAACGGGTTGCCCGTCCTCCTCCTGCCTGTGGTGCTGCTTTTCGTTCGGTCTCAAAGGCAATGAGCTCTCAACATAGCTCAAGTTCATACGTTGCTCACAATGTTGCTGCAGATACTACATCTCCTTCTCCTGATACTGCCACAACCTCTCTTGATGAAAACCAG ACATGTCCGATTTGCCTTACTAACCCGAAAGACATGGCCTTTGGTTGTGGTCACCAG ACGTGCCGTGATTGTGGCCAACCTCTTAAACTATGCCCCATCTGCCGCAGTAAAATCACGACCAGAATCAAGCTCTACTGA
- the LOC121809061 gene encoding uncharacterized protein LOC121809061, producing MADLLRDHNNPNGPLPFEPSKIKSMGFASSSNDIPSIYFSGSETKQLADNLGYAIVGKFSHSIPATYQIQKSLDNMRFARGFSWKYINAKHILIQLEDLANYAKLLNEPKDMPVWFVDRHPMRVFKWSPEFDVFCESPVAAIWCNLIGLPIHLFDHSALFAIGKLLGNPIQIDRATANKTRLSFARICLEIDITKPAPEEIILDICGRESIQRVKWDKIPSFCSECKHVGHATETCYAFGKKERPPRRNFDNNTARGKGYNDQSEKGNAAQKQGKRVIYEWHRAEKEGKHNSNHDRDEGTDLGVLGAYHDPQSNNLDIIGPPRNEEEWEHSKRGGRKQGRKTWGPSGINTSNNNADGAQPSHSMSSRNKRGGTTSQVKKRPTFRRFPRKGEQSD from the coding sequence ATGGCGGACTTGTTACGGGATCATAATAACCCCAATGGTCCGCTACCATTCGAACCAAGCAAAATCAAAAGCATGGGTTTCGCTTCGTCCAGCAACGACATTCCATCCATTTATTTCTCCGGGAGCGAGACAAAGCAACTGGCAGATAATCTCGGATACGCTATCGTGGGGAAGTTTTCCCACTCTATCCCGGCGACATATCAAATCCAAAAGTCACTCGATAATATGAGGTTTGCGAGAGGATTTTCATGGAAGTATATCAATGCCAAGCACATCCTCATCCAACTCGAGGACCTAGCGAACTACGCAAAACTTCTTAACGAACCGAAAGACATGCCAGTGTGGTTCGTGGATAGGcatccgatgagggtcttcaagtGGTCGCCAGAATTCGATGTGTTTTGCGAGTCTCCAGTTGCGGCGATATGGTGTAACTTAATCGGCTTGCCGATCCACCTTTTCGATCACTCCGCACTCTTTGCTATCGGAAAACTCCTAGGGAATCCCATTCAAATTGATAGGGCCACGGCTAACAAAACAAGGCTTTCATTTGCACGCATATGCCTCGAAATTGATATCACCAAACCGGCGCCAGAGGAAATAATTCTTGATATTTGTGGGAGGGAGTCAATCCAACGAGtcaaatgggacaagatcccctCTTTTTGCTCCGAATGTAAACATGTGGGGCATGCAACCGAGACGTGCTATGCTTTTGGGAAAAAGGAAAGACCGCCTAGGAGAAACTTTGATAATAACACGGCAAGGGGAAAGGGTTACAACGACCAAAGTGAGAAAGGTAACGCTGCGCAAAAACAAGGCAAAAGGGTGATCTATGAATGGCATAGGGCGGAAAAGGAGGGTAAACACAATTCCAATCACGATAGAGACGAGGGAACAGATTTGGGTGTCCTTGGAGCGTACCATGACCCGCAATCAAACAACCTGGACATCATCGGGCCACCGCGAAATGAAGAGGAGTGGGAACATAGCAAGAGAGGGGGGAGAAAACAGGGAAGGAAAACATGGGGACCGTCGGGAATCAACACGTCGAACAACAATGCAGATGGGGCCCAGCCCTCGCACTCGATGTCGAGCCGTAATAAAAGGGGCGGGACAACATCCCAAGTCAAAAAAAGGCCCACATTCCGTCGGTTTCCAAGGAAAGGGGAACAATCGGATTGA
- the LOC121809062 gene encoding uncharacterized protein LOC121809062 produces the protein MEPFTQPNPKFYSKLLRLEFKGVNVSGKIWVFVKEGSSFEVVVDSEQAFHGLLTMNTLARPLAITVVYAKCARADRYPLWSKLREIGENLNGRPWMIGGDFNTILHPRDRSESDSNRQTEMLDFAEVIKDCRLMALGFDGAPYTWARNDLFERLDRMLVSEQWFTMFESSRITNLPRVASDHGPVLMRFKIVALTAQGKAFRFQNMWLRHEGFKETVATSWSQPMEAEGLLYLQIKLSTLKKTLKDWNKNVFGNLHANLSEAETEVAAAQTAFEMDPSTPNRANIKKHIARYILLLKMEEDLWRQKASVRWLKEGDINTKFYQSWVKQKRARLRIHEIQVGDWVIKEESEIKESATVFFQDLLAPPVPDMIEPNLDLIHQLPPTTDLMGLVATPSAEEVKQATWDISADSAPCPDRYTAAFFHKCWDIVGQDIIEAVAQFFNGLFSRGVLHQPWLWGGTRI, from the coding sequence ATGGAACCGTTCACTCAACCAAATCCGAAATTCTACTCGAAGCTGCTCAGGCTTGAGTTTAAGGGAGTGAATGTATCTGGGAAAATTTGGGTGTTCGTTAAAGAAGGTTCAAGTTTTGAAGTGGTGGTCGACTCGGAGCAGGCCTTTCATGGACTCCTCACGATGAATACTTTGGCTCGACCGTTGGCAATCACAGTGGTTTATGCAAAGTGTGCAAGGGCGGATAGGTACCCGTTGTGGAGTAAACTACGTGAAATTGGGGAAAACTTGAATGGGCGGCCGTGGATGATAGGTGGGgatttcaacaccatcctcCACCCTCGAGATCGATCCGAAAGTGATTCCAACAGACAAACGGAAATGCTGGATTTTGCAGAAGTCATCAAAGATTGTAGACTGATGGCCTTGGGATTCGATGGAGCTCCCTACACGTGGGCCAGAAATGATTTGTTTGAGAGGTTAGATAGAATGCTGGTTAGTGAGCAGTGGTTCACTATGTTCGAATCATCAAGAATCACAAACTTACCAAGGGTTGCGTCAGATCATGGGCCGGTTCTTATGAGATTCAAGATCGTCGCCCTGACGGCCCAAGGGAAGGCCTTCCGCTTCCAAAACATGTGGCTCAGGCATGAAGGTTTCAAGGAAACTGTGGCAACAAGCTGGAGTCAACCCATGGAGGCCGAGGGTCTCCTTTATCTCCAAATCAAGTTGTCAACACTCAAGAAGACGCTTAAAGATTGGAACAAGAATGTGTTCGGAAACCTCCACGCTAACCTTAGCGAAGCAGAGACGGAGGTGGCGGCGGCACAAACAGCCTTCGAGATGGACCCCTCAACCCCGAACAGAGCGAACATCAAAAAACACATTGCACGGTATATTCTTTTGCTGAAAATGGAGGAGGACCTCTGGAGACAAAAGGCCTCGGTCCGGTGGCTCAAGGAGGGGGATATCAATACCAAattttaccaaagttgggtcaAGCAGAAAAGAGCGAGACTTCGCATTCACGAAATTCAAGTAGGGGATTGGGTCATCAAGGAGGAATCAGAAATCAAAGAATCAGCCACGGTCTTCTTCCAAGATCTTCTGGCACCACCAGTCCCAGACATGATCGAGCCAAACCTTGATCTCATCCACCAACTCCCACCCACGACAGATCTTATGGGGTTGGTCGCGACACCTTCAGCCGAGGAGGTCAAGCAGGCAACATGGGACATTTCGGCCGATAGTGCACCGTGCCCGGATAGGTACACAGCTGCTTTCTTTCACAAGTGTTGGGACATCGTCGGCCAAGACATTATCGAAGCGGTTGCTCAATTTTTCAACGGGCTTTTCTCCCGCGGAGTATTACATCAACCCTGGTTGTGGGGAGGAACAAGAATATGA
- the LOC121809063 gene encoding uncharacterized protein LOC121809063 encodes MSECYNNVLRGVRELPIRALVDLTFWRTVKWWAEKKTTIEHTEGELTPWARDRLAKNDSKGRKHYITVIDRDLGKYHVRTRGRIVQGVSKGNNVQIVRYLKSSCSCGKWQMWRIPCSHACAVARDRGHVMIDLIDEKYYLGTWRSQYYSEVSFDAPRHEEYWVAPSWKLCITPQQLIPRTRGRVRRRRILNQMDVQEEDEPRAPRRCRNCGIEGHDRRNCSAGAVQ; translated from the coding sequence ATGTCGGAGTGCTACAATAACGTCTTGAGGGGTGTGAGAGAGTTGCCGATTAGAGCGTTGgttgatttgacattttggaGGACGGTAAAATGGTGGGCGGAGAAGAAGACAACAATAGAACACACCGAAGGTGAATTAACCCCATGGGCGAGGGACAGACTTGCTAAGAATGACTCAAAGGGGCGAAAACATTACATCACTGTCATTGACCGAGATCTAGGGAAGTACCATGTCCGAACTCGAGGAAGAATCGTACAAGGAGTGTCAAAGGGCAACAATGTTCAAATAGTCAGGTATTTGAAATCGAGTTGCAGTTGTggtaagtggcagatgtggagaatcCCTTGTTCGCATGCTTGTGCGGTTGCTAGAGACAGAGGTCATGTTATGATTGACCTGATAGATGAGAAGTACTACCTAGGTACATGGAGATCACAGTACTATAGTGAAGTTTCATTTGATGCACCAAGACATGAAGAGTATTGGGTTGCACCTTCATGGAAATTGTGCATCACCCCTCAGCAGTTGATTCCTAGAACGCGTGGCCGAGTTAGAAGAAGGAGGATActtaatcaaatggatgtccaGGAGGAGGATGAACCGAGAGCTCCCCGCCGCTGCAGAAATTGCGGGATAGAGGGGCATGACCGAAGAAATTGCTCGGCCGGTGCCGTTCAGTAA
- the LOC121808245 gene encoding pre-rRNA-processing protein ESF2-like yields MAEQEAAAEVESVQIGDAASSDEEALRRERRRERKRKRLLKEAEKAEKRGVCYLSRVPPHMNPLRLRQILSQYGEIGRVFLTPEDASNQMRRKKAGGFRGQEFSEGWVEFIDKKVAKRVASSLNGEQIGGKKRSSIYYDLWNIKYLSKFKWDDLKEETEIKNATREQKLVLELSAAKKERDFYLSKVDQSKAISKIGERLKKKQKIEMVPKVVRHFPQKRPAGNEAGESKGQLSRDILAGVFGGSSW; encoded by the exons ATGGCGGAGCAGGAGGCGGCGGCAGAGGTAGAGAGTGTGCAAATTGGGGATGCCGCGAGCTCTGATGAAGAAGCTCTGAGGAGAGAGAGGCGGagggagagaaagaggaagCGGCTATTGAAGGAAGCTGAGAAAGCAGAGAAGCGCGGCGTTTGCTATTTGAGTAGGGTTCCTCCGCACATGAATCCGTTGCGGCTTCGCCAAATTCTCTCGCAGTATGGAGAAATCGGCCGAGTTTTTCTCACTCCAGAAG ATGCTTCTAATCAAATGCGCCGGAAAAAAGCTGGTGGATTCAGGGGGCAAGAGTTTTCAGAGGG GTGGGTTGAGTTCATTGACAAGAAAGTTGCTAAGAGAGTTGCGAGCTCGCTGAATGGTGAACAAATTG GTGGAAAGAAAAGGTCGTCAATCTACTATGACCTGTGGAATATTAAATATTTGAGTAAATTCAAGTGGGATGATCTCAAGGAGGAGACGG AAATAAAGAATGCTACTCGGGAGCAGAAGCTGGTGTTGGAACTATCCGCCGCCAAAAAAGAGCGAGACTTTTACCTGTCTAAAGTTGACCAATCTAAAGCAATTAGTAAGATTGGTGAACGATTGAAGAAG AAACAGAAGATTGAAATGGTACCAAAAGTAGTCCGCCATTTCCCTCAGAAAAGACCAGCTGGGAACGAAGCCGGAGAGAGCAAGGGCCAACTATCGAGGGACATCTTAGCAGGA GTGTTTGGTGGCTCATCCTGGTAG